Genomic window (Luteibacter yeojuensis):
AACGCGCTGCCACCCATCGACGTCTCTGCCGTGGACTCGCGCACCGTCGTCACGGCGCAGCAGCTTGCCCGGCTTCCGCTCGGCCGCAACGCGGAATCGATCGCCCTGCTCGCACCCGGCGTCAACCCGGGTGCCGGCTACTTCGGCCGCACCGTTTCGTTCGGTGGTTCCGGTGTATCCGAGAACGCGTACTACATCAACGGCTACAACACCACCGATCCACTGCGTAACCTGGGTGGCGTCGGCCTTCCCTACGGTGCGATCGACCAGCAGGAAATCTACACCGGCGGCTACAGCGCCATGTATGGTCGCTCCGACGGCGGCGTGATCAGCCAGGTGGGCAAGCGCGGCACGAACGAATGGCACTTCGGCGCGCAATTGCTGTGGGAGCCGAAGTTCGCACGAGCGCAACTCGGAAACCAATATTTCGCAAATGCGGGCCTCCCGGCCGGCTACGGTTATACCAGCCCCGAACTCGCCGGAAAGCTTTACCGGAATCGCGCGGGAGATACGCAGTGGACGCGCACCGTGAGCGCTTACGCCGGAGGCCCGCTGGTCAAGGACAAGCTGTTTCTTTTCGTCGCCGCCGAAACCGAGAAAACCGAAGGCACCGATACCAACGCGTTGACCACGGCACCCGCTGCGACCAAACATTTCACCTACGACCTTCCGAAGTACTACGCCAAGCTGGACTGGAACATCGACGACAGCAACATCCTCGAACTCACAGGCATCAACTCATCCGACCAGCGCGATGGAAAATACTCCACGTTCGACTACGACAACCGCGTGCATACCGGATTCGAAGGACAATACCCGGACAGCACCAAGGTCTCGTCCACGTACTTCATCGGCAAATACACCAGCTACATCACCGACGACCTGACGTTCTCGGCCACCTACGGCAAAAGCAAGACCACGGACGTGCAGACGAACCCGGGCGACCACGGCCTGCCCTTTATCAGCCACCCCGAACTTCAGGATCCCGCCATCCCCGGTGCCGGCTCCCTGGTCAACAGCACGGCCACCACGCGGAAGATCGCGCCAGGAGCCAACAGCAGGACGCACGGCCTGCGTGCCGACCTCGAGTGGCAGGTGGGCGACCATCGCCTCACTGGCGGCATCGACAACATGAAGTTCCACGCCCACAACGAAGGCGTCTCCACGACCGGTCCGGGCTACCAGTGGGTCTACGGCAAGGAAAGCGATCCCACGGCGGCACTCGTGCCCGGCCTGGGGGTGGGCCCGGCCGGCGGTGAGGGCTATTACGTGCGCCGCGGCATCTTCATCACCACCACGAGCATGTCGGTCGATCAGAAAGCGTACTACGTGGAGGACAAGTGGCAGGTCACGGACAAGTTCCTGCTCACGGTCGGATTGCGCAACGACAAGTTCAAGAACTACAACGACCGCGGCCGCGTCTATGTCGACAGCGGCAACCAGTGGGCGCCGCGCATCGGTGCGTCGTGGGATGTGTTCGGCGATTCCTCGCTGAAGATCTACGGCAACCTCGGTCGCTACTACCTCGCCTTGCCGAATAGCGTCGCCATCCGCGGCGCGTCGGCGTCCTTGAACACCAGCGAATATTTCACCTACACCGGCATCGATCCGAACGGCGAGCCGCTCGGCCTCAGCCCACTCGGTCCGGGCCCTGTATCGACGAACGGCGAGTACGGCCAGCCCAACGACCCGAAATCGATCACCGCCACCGACCTGAAGTCGCAGTACCAGGACGAAGCCATCCTCGGCTTCGACAAGACGCTCGGACCGGACTGGGTCGTCGGCGCGAAGTTCACGCTGCGCAAACTGCAGGCTGCGATCGACGATGTCTGCGACCTTGTGAACAAGGACGGCAGCGGCAAGGCCCAGCTGAAGCTCGCGTCGATGGGGATCGACCCGGACTCGGTGACGATCCCGAGTTGCGTGATCTTCAATCCTGGACGCTCGAACGATTTCAGCTTCGCGAACGCGGATGGCAATGGGCGTACGGAATTCACCATGACAAAGGCCGACTGGGGTTTTACTTCCGGCGCGAAGCGCAAGTACTACGGCCTCGACCTGTACCTCGAGCATCCGTTCGACGGCAAGTGGTTCGGGCGCATCGACTACACCTTCTCCAAGAGCTACGGCAACACGGAGGGTCAGGTGAAGTCGGACATCGGCCAGATGGATATCTCCAAGACGCAAGACTGGGATGCCGCGGCGATCATGGTGCATAGCAACGGCCTGCTGGCCAACGACCGCAAACACCAGTTCAAGGCTTATGGCTCGTACCAGCTCACCCCGGAATGGATGTTCTCCGGTTCGCTGCGCCTGACCTCCGGTGCGCCAAAATCGTGTCTTGGCTACTTCGGTCCCAACGACGACGACCCGATCAGCTACGGCTCCTCGTATCACTCATGCGCAGGCGAACTCTACGCGCCGGGCCAGGACCGCATGCCGTGGTTCAAGCAACTGGACGTCGCGGTCGAATATCGCCCAGCCTTCGCCGACCACAAGCTGGCCCTCGGCATCCAGGTGTTCAACATCACCAACGAGCGCAAGCCGCTTCTCGAGGATTACACCTATGAGGACGACCGCTTCACGGTCAGCAATACCTACGGTGCCGGCCTGTACTACCAGACACCGCGATATGCCCGCCTGACGGCGACCTACGATTTTTAGGTGTTGCGTCTCGATTGTTTCCAAAATCGATACAATAACAGTCCAGGGAGGGACCTCTGTTGCATGCTCCCCATCGCCACCGTGACCATCCGGTGGCGCTTTATGATCGAAAGTAGCGAAAGTCCCGCACACTCATGCGATGAATTCCGGTTCGTACAAGTCTGAAAAATTCCTAGGAATCCTAGGAAAAATAGGCAGATATGAGCTTGATATCGCCTCTCGATTCGCAAAATATTGCGAATGTTACCCATATGAATCAGTAACTATTGACGCGTTTAAAATATTGGCTTTATGTTTCCCTTACCGCAACAAAACGAGATGCGGTTTGCACGTGATCCTCGATCGCCGTCGTCCTCTCGGGGGAGAGTCCGACGCAGTTCGGACGAGGATGCTTCATACGTGAGATTCGTCGGTCTTAGCCGACGTTGCCTGGCCCACCTGGCCAATTCTGGGGAGCGCAAAATGTACTTACGCAACATCCGTCAGACGCAGCTGCTGCGTCGTTCCGCGCTGGCGTTCGCCCTCGCGGCGAGCCTGGGCGGCACAGGGGCCGTCCTCGCGCAGGCCACGACCGGTTCGATCTTCGGTCAGGCCGCGCCTGGCAGCACCATCCAGATCAGCGGTAGCACGGGCGTCAACCGCCAGGTCCCGGTCGACCAGGACGGCCGGTATCGCATCGGCAACCTGCCGCTGGGTTCGTACACCGTCAACGTCGTGCAGAATGGCCAGGTCGTCGATTCGCGCAAGAACGTCGGTCTGACGGTAGGTGCCGGCTCGGAGGTGTCGTTCGTCGGAAGCGCCGCCACCAGCGCGCAATCCCTCGAGTCGGTCACGGTCACCGCCAACGCCCTGCCGCCGATCGATGTTTCTTCCGTCGATTCGCGCACGGTCGTCACTTCGGAACAGTTGGCACGCCTGCCGCTCGGCCGCAACGCCGAGTCGATCGCGCTGCTCGCTCCGGGTGTCGTGACCGGTTCCGGCGACTTCGGCCGCGTCGTCTCCTTCGGCGGTGCCGGCGTCAGCGAGAACGCCTACTACATCAACGGTTACAACACGTCCGATCCGCTGAAGAACCTCGGCGGCGTCAGCCTGCCTTACGGGGCGATCGACCAGCAGGAAATCTATACCGGCGGTTACAGCGCCGCATATGGCCGCTCCGACGGTGGCGTGATCAGCCAGGTCGGCAAGCGCGGAACGAACGAATGGCACTTTGGCGCGCAGGTGTTGTGGGAGCCGAAGTTCGCCCGGTCGCAGCTGGGCAACCAGTACTTCCGGGATGCCACGCCTCCGGCTGGCTATGTCTATACCGACGAAAGCCTGCCTGGCACGCTGTACCGCAACCGCAAGGGCGACACGCAGTGGACCCGCACCGTCAGCGGCTACGTCGGCGGTCCGCTGATCGAGGACAGGCTGTTCCTGTTTGTCGCCGCCGAGTCGGAGAAGACCGAAGGCACCACCACATCGGCGTATACGTCGGCAAAGCCAGCGACGAACCACTACACCTACGATCTGCCGAAGTACTACGCCAAGCTGGACTGGAACATCAACGACAGCAACATCCTCGAACTGACGGGCATCCGTTCGACGGACGAGCGTAGCGGCGTGTACAACGTGTACGACTACGACACCCGTACGCACCTCGGCAAGGACGGCACGTTCCCGGATACCACCAAGGTCTCCTCCAAGTACGCCATTGCCAAGTACACCAGCTACATCACGGACGACCTGACGTTCTCGGCGACGTATGGCAAGAGCAAGACCGACGATATCCTCAAGAACCCGGGCAACAGCGACCTGCCGTTGATCAGCGGCGCGACGAACCAGGATCCGGCGCTCAACGGGGGTTCGCCCATCCGTACCAATACCGTGACGTCGCAGCAGAACGCACCGGATGCGAACAGCAAGACGCACGGCCTGCGTGCCGACCTCGAGTGGCAGGTGGGCGACCATCGCCTCACCGGCGGTATCGACAACATGAAGTTCAGCGGTCACAACGAAGGCGTGACTACGACAGGCCCGGGCTACCTCTGGATCTACAACCATTCCGGTGCGCCCGATGAAGTGATCGACGACCGCCTGGGCGTCGGTGCTCCGGGTGGCGACGGCTATTACGTCCAGAAGTACATCTTCAGCACCACGACGAGCATGTCGGTCGACCAGAAGGCCTACTACCTCGAAGACAAGTGGCAAATGACGGACAAGTTCCTCCTGACCGTCGGTGTTCGTAACGACCGCTTCACCAACTACAACAACAACGGCGAGAGCTACGTCAACAGTGGCAACCAATGGGCACCGCGTATCGGTGCTTCGTGGGACGTCTTCGGCGACTCCAGCTTGAAGATCTACGGCAACCTGGGCCGTTACTACCTCGCCCTGCCGAACAGCGTCGCGATTCGTGGTGCCTCGTCCTCGACCTTCACGAGGGAATATTTCACCTACACCGGCATCACCGCCAACGGCGAGCCCACCGGCCTCACCCCGCTGGGTCCAGGCCCGGTGTCCTCGAACGGCGAATACGGGCAGCCGAACGATGCCAAGTCGATCACGGCGCGCGACCTGGATTCGCAGTACCAGGACGAGGCCATCCTCGGCTTCGACAAGACGCTTGGCTCCGAGTGGGTGACGGGCGCCAAGTTCACCCTGCGCAAGTTGCAGGCTGCCATCGACGACGTGTGCGATACGGACAGGGCCGCCGAGAAGCTCGCCGCGCAGGGCGTGGATCCGGACACTGTCACGATTCCGGGCTGCGTCATCTTCAATCCGGGCAAGACCAACACGTTCAGCTTCGCCAACGCCGACGGCAACGGCCGCACCGAGGTGAAGATGAGCTCGGACGACTGGGGATTCACCCAGGGTGCCAAGCGCAAGTACTACGCCCTCGACCTGTACCTGGAGCATCCGTTCGACGGCAAGTGGTTCGCGCGTTTCGACTACACCTTCTCGAAGAGCTATGGCAACACGGAAGGCCAGGTGAAGTCGGACATCGGCCAGGATGACATCTCGAAGACCCAGGACTGGGATGCCGCCGCACTGATGATCCACAGCAACGGCCTGTTGGCCAACGATCGCAAGCACCAGTTCAAGGCTTACGGCTCGTACCAGCTCACCCCCGAGTGGATGTTCTCCGGTTCGGTCCGCATCACGTCGGGCGCGCCGAAGTCCTGCCTCGGCTTCTTCGGTCCGGAAGAAGACGATCCGATCAGCTACGGCTCCTCGTACCACTCGTGCGCGGGCAAGCTGTACGCTCCGGGTGAACAGCGTCTGCCGTGGGTGAAGCAGCTCGATCTCGCCGTGGAGTACCGTCCGGCCTTCGCCGATCACAAGCTGGCCTTCGGCTTGCAGTTGTTCAACGTCACCAACGAGCGCAAGCCGCTCTTGCAGGACTACACTTACGAAGACGACAAGTTCACGCTGTCGAATACCTACGGTGCCGGCCTGTACTACCAGACGCCGCGTTACGCCCGTCTGACCGCGACCTACGACTTCTGATCCCCTCGTAGGCAAAGGGAGTAGCGGACGGAAACGTCCGCTACCTCCCCTGTGTTGACTCCCGTTTTTACTTAATTACAAGAAAAACCGGTCCAGGGACGGATCCTCATTGCAATATCCCCTCGCCGCCGTGCCAAACGGTGGCGCTTTTTTATGCGCGGGACTTCAGCTCCCCGGACTTTGCCGGTCGTTCTCCGCCTCGATCTGCTGGAGATCCAGGTCGCGTTCGAGATAGTGCAGCACCTCGTCGTGGATGCGCCCCGAGCGGTGCAGGCGCAGGAGTTCCGCGCGGCCGGCGGCGATCGCTGCCAGCACCAGGTCGTAGTGGGCCTCGCGGCCGCCGGCGAATGCCTCCGGCGTCGCGTTGTAACGCTCCAGTACCGATACGCGGTACGTGTATTGCTCCAACAGCCGCGGATGGACGAGCCTGCCCTCGTCGTCGTATGCCCTCGCCTTCACCGCTTCCAGTTGGGCGCCCTCGACGAGCAGCGACGCCTGCGGTTCGCTCAGGTAGGTGGTGTCGACATGCCGCTCCCCTTCCAGTCCCAGCCAGCGGATCACCGCGCCGACCGTGCTGCCCTGGATGACGACGGTCACGAGGATCACGGCAAACGCCGCCGCCAGTGTCAGGTCGCGCCCTGGCATCGCTTCCGGGAGCGAGAGCGCGATGGCCAGCGTCACCACGCCGCGCATGCCCGCCCAGCCGAGCAGGAACGATGCCCGCGGCGATGCCGGCAAGGGCTTCCGGCCTACCATGCGGGCCAGCGGCACGCGCAGGTAATCGGTGGCGTAGATCCACACGAAACGCGACAGGATCACGGCACCCAGCACGGCGAGGATGGGGATGCCCAGGGTTCCCACCGCATTCCCGATACCGCCCAGCCGCTCCACGACGCCGCGCAGGGAGAACCCGATGAGGATGAACACGAGCGCCTCGAGCAGGAAGATCAACACCTGCCAGAAGGCGGTGCTGCGCACGCGCACGTTCGCGGTGAAGACATCGTGCTGGTACCAGCCGAAGATGATGCCGCAGGTCACCACGGAAATGACGCCGGAGACGTGCACCGACTCGCCGCCGATATAAGCGGCCCAGGGGGACAGGCAGGCGGCCGTGATGGTGAGGAAGACATGGTCGATGCGGCGAAGCGCGAAGACCAGGATGCCGCCGACGACGAGACCCGCGGCAACGCCACCTACACTGAGTCCGACGAAGCTCAGCAAGGCGTCCTGCATGCTGAAGGCACCGGTCAGCGCGGCGGCCACGGCGAAACGGAACAGCACGAGGCCGGTCGCGTCGTTGAGCAGGCTCTCGCCTTCCAGCAGGACCATGAGGCGGCGCGGAAGGCGCACCTTGTCGAGCACCGCCTTCGCCGCGATGGCGTCGGGAGGCGACACGACGGCACCCAGGGCGAAGCAGGCGGCCCAGGGCAACGACGGCAACGCCCAATGCACGGTGACGCCCACGGCGAAGGTGGTGAACACCACGGCGCCCACCGCCAGCCACAGGATGCCGCCAAGGTATTTGCGGAATTCCGACCACACCGTATAGAAGGCGCCGTCCATCAACAGGGGCGGCAGGAACACGGTGAGCACCAGCTCGGGATCGAACCTCACCTCCGGCATGCCCGGCAGGAAGGCGATGCCGATGCCGCCGGCCAGCAGCGCGGCCGCGGACGGCAGGCGCAGGCGGCGCGCGATCAACTCGAGCGCAAGGATCGCGACGAGCAATACGAGGATGAACTTGAAAGTTTCGGTCGAAGCCATGCGTCCCCCGGGTGCGATGCCCCGCATCTTAGCCGCCGCCGATGCCGGCGCTCTTGCATATAGGAGCGCGACCCCTGCCGGAAGTCATGATTTAACTGACGCGGACATTTTGCCAGACTCGATGAACCGTCCCTGAAAACAGGTATGACCGATGTCATCCAAGCGCCCTGCCCTCCGCCACCTCAGGACCGCCTTGTCGGTCGGCGTCTCGTCGTTCTGCCTTGCCCTCCTCGCCGCGCCTGTCGCCGCACAGCAGACGAACCTCACGCGCGAGCAGATGGCGACGATCGCCAAGCGCAACGACATCGAGAATCAGCTCGAAAAGATCGCCGTCGTCGACCGCAAGGTGATGGTGAAGATGCGCGACGGCAAGCATATGGCGGCCGACGTCTACCGGCCGAAGAACGCTGCCGGCAAGGTGCCGGCGATCTTCGTCCGCACCCCGTACAACTTCAATTTCTGGGACGTGAAGCTCGGCGCTCCGCGCGACTTGTCGCATGAGCTCGAAGCCGTCAAGCGCGGCTATGCCTTCGTCGAGATGAACGAGCGTGGCCATTACTTCTCCGAAGGCAACTACGACATCCTGGGCGCGCCCCTGTCGGACGGCGTGGATGCCGTGCGCTGGATCACGTCGCAACCCTGGTCGAGCGGCAAGGTGGGCACCACCGGTTGCTCGTCCACCGCCGAATGGCAGATGGCCGTGGTGGCGCAGGGCGAACCCGGCCTGGCCACCTTCAATGTGCAGGGCTTCGGCGCCGGCGTAGGCCGTGTGGGTCCGTATTACGAGCAGGGCAACTGGTATCGCGGCGGCGCCGTGCAGATGCTCTTCATCGACTGGCTCTACAAGGAACAGAACCAGCTGCGCCCGATGTTCCCGCCGAACCTCTCGCAGGCCGAGCGCATCCAGGCCTCGAAGATGTTCGACCTCGATTCGCAGCCACCTCCGGCGGACTGGGACAAGCTTTTCTGGACCCTGCCCGAGAAAGACATCATGAAGGCGGCCGGCGGCCCGAAGGGTATCTTTGCCGATGCGATGGACGTGCCCACGGGCGGCAACATGATCGCGCGCACGCCGAACGGCGCAGCCTGGTACAAGGGCGGCCTGTGGCACGACAACATGAAGATCGACAAGCCGGGCCTGTGGTTCATGAGCTGGTTCGACGTGTCCGTGTCGCCCAACCTGGCCGCGTACAACCACGTGCGTGCCACGGCGCCGAAGAAGATCGCCGATGAACAGTACGCGGTCATCGCCCCGGTGCTGCATTGCGCCTACACCCGCGCAACCGAGCACACCATGATCGGCGATCTCGACGTGGGCGATGCCCGCTTCGACTACGAAGGCCTGGTCTACGGTTGGTTCGACAAGTTCCTGAAGGGCGTGGACAGCCCCGTCGTCGACAAGCAGCCGAAGGTCATGTACTACGTGATGGGCGAGAACAAGTGGCGCGATTCGCCGACCTGGCCGCCGGCCGGTTCGAGCACGCGCGACCTTTACTTCAGCAGCGGCGGCAAGGCCAACACCCTGTACGGCGACGGCAAGCTGGTTGCCACGGCGGACGGCACCGATCATCCGGACAACTTCCTCTACGATCCGATGAACCCCGTGACCACGCTCGGCGGCGGCGGTTGCTGCCAGGGCACGGCGGTCAAGTTCGGCTCGTTCGACCAGAACACCCAGCTCGCCCGTAACGACATCCTCGTGTACGACTCCGAACCGTTCAAGGAAGGCACCGAGGTCAGCGGTCCGATCACGGTCACGCTCTACGTTTCCTCCGACGCGAAGGACACCGACTTCACCTTCAAGGTGATGGACGTCTACCCGGACGGCCGGGCATTCAACCTCACCGAGAACATCCAGCGCATGCGCTACCGCGACGGTTACGACAAGCCGCCGGTGTGGATGAAGGACGGCGAGGTGTACAAGGTCACCTTCCAGCCGATCGACACCAGCAACTTCTTCTTCCCGGGCCACAAGCTGCGCGTGGCGGTCTCGAGCAGCAACTTCCCGCGCTTCGATCGCAACCTCAACACGGGCGGGAACAACTACGACGAGGCGAAGGGCGTGATCGCGCATAACGTGGTGCACCACGATGCGGGCCATCCCTCGAAGATCACCTTCACGGTGGTGCCGCGCTGACGTCGCCTCTGCGCAGGCGGGGGCGTAGCGACTTTTTCTCCATGTTGCGAGGAAGTCGCTGGGTTCCTGCCTTCGCAGGAAGGACGGGTCAGGCTCGGTCGCAGTTTGCCGTCTGTTTTTCATCGACGGGCGTCACGCACAACCTGAATCCGGGAGGCAGGTCGTCGACCAGCCGTTCCTCGGAGACCGCGAGCGAGAATCTCCGCACTTCCTTCGCTCCATCGAACACCGTGTAGTAACAGTGCCCTCCCTTGCTCGCCTCGCAGGCGAAGCGGGCGCGGCCCATGCGTACCTCGGTATGGCTTTCCAGGGTGGTCGCGCCGTTCTCCTGCGCGGTGGAGACCAGCGTGCGGTTCTGCGTGTCCGTGCAGCCGGCGAGGTTCATGAAGCAATAGATGATGGCCAGGAAAATGCGCATGGATGCCTCCTCGCTCACATGGCCCGGAACAGGGTCATGAAGGGCTGGCTCACGGCCAGGGTCTCCGGGCGGCCGCGCAGGCGCAGGCAGCCCTTGCCGCTGTCGTCGCGCTCCACCGAAGCCACCTGGCGCAGGTTGACGATGGTCGAGCGGTGGATCTGCCGGAACGTCTTCGGATCGAGCTGGCGAAGCAGCTCGCGGATCGGTCTGCTCAACAGCGCATCGCCTTCGGCCGTCGCGACCAGGGTGTATTTGTTGTCCGCGCGGAAGTAGATCACGTCTTCCACGAGGATCAACCGTGTCGCCCGGCCCGTGCTGGCGGTGATCCAGGTCAGCGGCTCGTCCTGGGCACCCTCCAGGCGTTCGCCCAGGTCGCGCGCGACCTGGGCCGTACGGCTCGCATGCCGCGAGGCGTCGGCCAGCCGCGTGCGCAGCCGGGTGACGGTCTGCGCCAGCCGGTCCGGCGTCACCGGCTTCAGCAGGTAGTCCACGGCACCGCGCTCGAAGGCGTCGATCGCGTATTGATCGTAAGCGGTGATGAAGACGACCAGTGTGCGCGGGCTGGCGTCGGCCGCCGCGGCGGCGACTTCCAGTCCGGTGAGGCCGGGCATGCGGATGTCGAGGAACGCCACGTCCGGCCGGTGCGTGGCGATCGCGTCGAGCGCCGCGCCGCCGTCCTCGGCCACTTCCACCACCTCCAGCTCCGGCCAGGCGATGGCGAGCTCGCGTTGCAGGGCCGCGGCGAGCAGCTTCTCGTCTTCGGCCACGATGCAGGAAGGCGTGTTAGGCATGGTCGCTCACTCCGGTCGCCGGCAACGTGATCGTCGCGGCGACCCCATGGGGAAAATTGTTGCCGATGGAGAAAGCGGCGGAGCTTCCGTACATCAGCCGCAGGCGCTCGCGCAGGTTCTTCAGGCCGATGCCGGTGCCCGCGCCGTCGCTGCGGAAACCCAGGCCGTCGTCGGCCACGGTAAGCGAAAGGCCGGAACCGTCTACGCCCGCCCTGATCCAGATGCCGCCGCCACCCTGCTTCGGCTCCAGGCCGTGCTTGATCGCGTTCTCCACGAGTGTCTGCAGCATCATGGACGGCATCGGCACTTTCAGCGCATCCTCCGGTACGTCGGTGTGCACGGCGAGGCGCTCGCCCATGCGCAGGCGCATGATTTCCAGCCACGCCGTCGAGCGTTCCAGTTCCTCGCCGAGCGTGGACAGCGAACCGTCCGTGCGCGGCAGCGAGCGGCGCAGGTAATCGATCAGATGGCCGAGCATGCGATCGGCGCGGGCGGGATCGGTACGCACCAGCTCCTGTGCGCTGGCCAGCGTGTTGTAGAGGAAATGCGGCTCCACCTGGGCCTGGAGCAGGCCCAGCTGCGCGGCGGTGAGTTCCTTTTCCATCTTCGTCTGGCGGACGTCGGCGCGTTCGCGATTGCGCCGTTCGGACAGACGCTGCGTCATCGCGCGCACCAGCGTTTCCACGTATTCCAGCGAATTGCCGCCGTCGGGATTGAACCAGTCGCTCCACGCGCCGCTGTCCGGCTCGCAGACGAACATGACGCTGCTCGAGCCGTC
Coding sequences:
- a CDS encoding TonB-dependent receptor yields the protein MNPRTNRQMPLLRRSTLTLALALGFAGAGAVFAQATTGSIFGQASPGSTVQVTGTTGVTRQVPVGEDGRYRVGNLPLGNYTVNLMQNGQVVDSRKDVGLTVGAGSEVSFAATATAATAQALDSITVSANALPPIDVSAVDSRTVVTAQQLARLPLGRNAESIALLAPGVNPGAGYFGRTVSFGGSGVSENAYYINGYNTTDPLRNLGGVGLPYGAIDQQEIYTGGYSAMYGRSDGGVISQVGKRGTNEWHFGAQLLWEPKFARAQLGNQYFANAGLPAGYGYTSPELAGKLYRNRAGDTQWTRTVSAYAGGPLVKDKLFLFVAAETEKTEGTDTNALTTAPAATKHFTYDLPKYYAKLDWNIDDSNILELTGINSSDQRDGKYSTFDYDNRVHTGFEGQYPDSTKVSSTYFIGKYTSYITDDLTFSATYGKSKTTDVQTNPGDHGLPFISHPELQDPAIPGAGSLVNSTATTRKIAPGANSRTHGLRADLEWQVGDHRLTGGIDNMKFHAHNEGVSTTGPGYQWVYGKESDPTAALVPGLGVGPAGGEGYYVRRGIFITTTSMSVDQKAYYVEDKWQVTDKFLLTVGLRNDKFKNYNDRGRVYVDSGNQWAPRIGASWDVFGDSSLKIYGNLGRYYLALPNSVAIRGASASLNTSEYFTYTGIDPNGEPLGLSPLGPGPVSTNGEYGQPNDPKSITATDLKSQYQDEAILGFDKTLGPDWVVGAKFTLRKLQAAIDDVCDLVNKDGSGKAQLKLASMGIDPDSVTIPSCVIFNPGRSNDFSFANADGNGRTEFTMTKADWGFTSGAKRKYYGLDLYLEHPFDGKWFGRIDYTFSKSYGNTEGQVKSDIGQMDISKTQDWDAAAIMVHSNGLLANDRKHQFKAYGSYQLTPEWMFSGSLRLTSGAPKSCLGYFGPNDDDPISYGSSYHSCAGELYAPGQDRMPWFKQLDVAVEYRPAFADHKLALGIQVFNITNERKPLLEDYTYEDDRFTVSNTYGAGLYYQTPRYARLTATYDF
- a CDS encoding TonB-dependent receptor, whose translation is MYLRNIRQTQLLRRSALAFALAASLGGTGAVLAQATTGSIFGQAAPGSTIQISGSTGVNRQVPVDQDGRYRIGNLPLGSYTVNVVQNGQVVDSRKNVGLTVGAGSEVSFVGSAATSAQSLESVTVTANALPPIDVSSVDSRTVVTSEQLARLPLGRNAESIALLAPGVVTGSGDFGRVVSFGGAGVSENAYYINGYNTSDPLKNLGGVSLPYGAIDQQEIYTGGYSAAYGRSDGGVISQVGKRGTNEWHFGAQVLWEPKFARSQLGNQYFRDATPPAGYVYTDESLPGTLYRNRKGDTQWTRTVSGYVGGPLIEDRLFLFVAAESEKTEGTTTSAYTSAKPATNHYTYDLPKYYAKLDWNINDSNILELTGIRSTDERSGVYNVYDYDTRTHLGKDGTFPDTTKVSSKYAIAKYTSYITDDLTFSATYGKSKTDDILKNPGNSDLPLISGATNQDPALNGGSPIRTNTVTSQQNAPDANSKTHGLRADLEWQVGDHRLTGGIDNMKFSGHNEGVTTTGPGYLWIYNHSGAPDEVIDDRLGVGAPGGDGYYVQKYIFSTTTSMSVDQKAYYLEDKWQMTDKFLLTVGVRNDRFTNYNNNGESYVNSGNQWAPRIGASWDVFGDSSLKIYGNLGRYYLALPNSVAIRGASSSTFTREYFTYTGITANGEPTGLTPLGPGPVSSNGEYGQPNDAKSITARDLDSQYQDEAILGFDKTLGSEWVTGAKFTLRKLQAAIDDVCDTDRAAEKLAAQGVDPDTVTIPGCVIFNPGKTNTFSFANADGNGRTEVKMSSDDWGFTQGAKRKYYALDLYLEHPFDGKWFARFDYTFSKSYGNTEGQVKSDIGQDDISKTQDWDAAALMIHSNGLLANDRKHQFKAYGSYQLTPEWMFSGSVRITSGAPKSCLGFFGPEEDDPISYGSSYHSCAGKLYAPGEQRLPWVKQLDLAVEYRPAFADHKLAFGLQLFNVTNERKPLLQDYTYEDDKFTLSNTYGAGLYYQTPRYARLTATYDF
- a CDS encoding Na+/H+ antiporter → MASTETFKFILVLLVAILALELIARRLRLPSAAALLAGGIGIAFLPGMPEVRFDPELVLTVFLPPLLMDGAFYTVWSEFRKYLGGILWLAVGAVVFTTFAVGVTVHWALPSLPWAACFALGAVVSPPDAIAAKAVLDKVRLPRRLMVLLEGESLLNDATGLVLFRFAVAAALTGAFSMQDALLSFVGLSVGGVAAGLVVGGILVFALRRIDHVFLTITAACLSPWAAYIGGESVHVSGVISVVTCGIIFGWYQHDVFTANVRVRSTAFWQVLIFLLEALVFILIGFSLRGVVERLGGIGNAVGTLGIPILAVLGAVILSRFVWIYATDYLRVPLARMVGRKPLPASPRASFLLGWAGMRGVVTLAIALSLPEAMPGRDLTLAAAFAVILVTVVIQGSTVGAVIRWLGLEGERHVDTTYLSEPQASLLVEGAQLEAVKARAYDDEGRLVHPRLLEQYTYRVSVLERYNATPEAFAGGREAHYDLVLAAIAAGRAELLRLHRSGRIHDEVLHYLERDLDLQQIEAENDRQSPGS
- a CDS encoding CocE/NonD family hydrolase — protein: MSSKRPALRHLRTALSVGVSSFCLALLAAPVAAQQTNLTREQMATIAKRNDIENQLEKIAVVDRKVMVKMRDGKHMAADVYRPKNAAGKVPAIFVRTPYNFNFWDVKLGAPRDLSHELEAVKRGYAFVEMNERGHYFSEGNYDILGAPLSDGVDAVRWITSQPWSSGKVGTTGCSSTAEWQMAVVAQGEPGLATFNVQGFGAGVGRVGPYYEQGNWYRGGAVQMLFIDWLYKEQNQLRPMFPPNLSQAERIQASKMFDLDSQPPPADWDKLFWTLPEKDIMKAAGGPKGIFADAMDVPTGGNMIARTPNGAAWYKGGLWHDNMKIDKPGLWFMSWFDVSVSPNLAAYNHVRATAPKKIADEQYAVIAPVLHCAYTRATEHTMIGDLDVGDARFDYEGLVYGWFDKFLKGVDSPVVDKQPKVMYYVMGENKWRDSPTWPPAGSSTRDLYFSSGGKANTLYGDGKLVATADGTDHPDNFLYDPMNPVTTLGGGGCCQGTAVKFGSFDQNTQLARNDILVYDSEPFKEGTEVSGPITVTLYVSSDAKDTDFTFKVMDVYPDGRAFNLTENIQRMRYRDGYDKPPVWMKDGEVYKVTFQPIDTSNFFFPGHKLRVAVSSSNFPRFDRNLNTGGNNYDEAKGVIAHNVVHHDAGHPSKITFTVVPR
- a CDS encoding LytR/AlgR family response regulator transcription factor, with product MPNTPSCIVAEDEKLLAAALQRELAIAWPELEVVEVAEDGGAALDAIATHRPDVAFLDIRMPGLTGLEVAAAAADASPRTLVVFITAYDQYAIDAFERGAVDYLLKPVTPDRLAQTVTRLRTRLADASRHASRTAQVARDLGERLEGAQDEPLTWITASTGRATRLILVEDVIYFRADNKYTLVATAEGDALLSRPIRELLRQLDPKTFRQIHRSTIVNLRQVASVERDDSGKGCLRLRGRPETLAVSQPFMTLFRAM